One region of Erwinia tracheiphila genomic DNA includes:
- a CDS encoding PepSY-associated TM helix domain-containing protein translates to MSEKTRARPARAVKAGGGLLPLLRRLHFYIGLFIAPFIFVAAFTGTLYVLTPQLENALYASQLYSAPNGPARPLAEQITVAEKFIGPGVKIAAVRPAPHPGETTRVMFTTPLSGPSETTAVFIAPDNLQVRGQLRVYGTSGILPLRTWLDYLHRNLLLGDLGRNYSELAASWLWVAAAGGVLLWAGNRAPRKGKVDKKSREWRLLRSRYWHSKLGLVLMLGLIFFSATGLTWSRWAGENISAMRTHFGWQTPVVNTELVSRSPSTGDAMSQMMMPDGEVMAKNHAMMDEHAQHNMSGAIHNEPGISVVPNQFDRVLNAARAAGIDAARIEIRPAWKANKAWTVSEIDHSWPTQVDSVAVDPQHFQVVDKVEFARFGLLAKLTRWGIDAHMSVLFGLPNQLLLAFFSIGLCVMIVLGYRLWWLRRPPTGHRHPAETLWYCWLLLSYPSRIMLVAVTFVLALSLPLMGISLLAMLAIDAIRWQRAKHVVV, encoded by the coding sequence ATGTCGGAAAAAACGCGGGCGCGGCCCGCCCGTGCCGTTAAGGCGGGAGGAGGATTATTGCCCCTTCTGCGTCGCCTGCATTTCTATATCGGCTTGTTTATTGCGCCGTTTATTTTCGTGGCTGCATTTACCGGCACGCTTTATGTGCTCACGCCACAGCTGGAAAATGCCCTGTATGCCTCACAGCTTTATTCAGCGCCGAATGGCCCTGCAAGGCCCTTAGCCGAACAAATTACCGTAGCAGAAAAGTTTATCGGGCCGGGTGTAAAAATTGCCGCCGTGAGGCCCGCTCCCCATCCCGGAGAAACCACCCGCGTCATGTTTACCACACCGTTATCAGGCCCGTCTGAAACGACGGCGGTCTTTATTGCGCCGGACAACCTGCAAGTCCGTGGTCAGCTCAGGGTTTATGGCACTAGCGGTATATTACCGCTACGTACCTGGTTGGATTACCTGCACCGCAACCTGCTACTGGGCGATCTGGGCCGCAATTACAGTGAGCTGGCGGCCAGCTGGTTGTGGGTGGCCGCCGCAGGAGGCGTGTTGCTGTGGGCGGGGAACCGCGCGCCGCGTAAAGGAAAGGTGGACAAAAAGTCACGCGAATGGCGCTTACTGCGCAGCCGCTATTGGCACAGTAAGCTGGGGCTGGTACTAATGCTGGGGCTGATTTTTTTCTCCGCCACCGGGCTGACCTGGTCACGATGGGCCGGGGAAAATATCTCTGCTATGCGAACCCATTTTGGCTGGCAGACACCGGTAGTCAATACGGAACTCGTTTCCAGGTCGCCATCCACTGGCGACGCAATGTCACAGATGATGATGCCTGACGGCGAAGTAATGGCGAAAAATCATGCCATGATGGACGAACATGCACAGCACAACATGTCGGGTGCAATCCATAATGAGCCCGGTATTAGCGTTGTCCCGAATCAGTTCGATCGCGTGCTTAACGCGGCGCGTGCTGCTGGAATCGATGCAGCCAGGATTGAGATCCGGCCCGCATGGAAAGCCAACAAAGCCTGGACTGTCAGCGAAATCGATCACAGCTGGCCCACCCAAGTCGACAGCGTGGCGGTCGACCCACAACATTTTCAGGTCGTGGATAAGGTGGAATTTGCCCGGTTTGGCCTGCTGGCAAAACTCACGCGCTGGGGAATTGATGCCCATATGAGTGTATTATTTGGATTGCCTAACCAGCTGCTCCTGGCGTTTTTTAGCATTGGTCTGTGTGTGATGATTGTGCTGGGTTATCGCTTGTGGTGGCTACGCCGTCCACCTACTGGTCACAGGCATCCGGCAGAAACGCTCTGGTATTGCTGGCTGTTACTTTCATATCCCAGCCGAATTATGCTAGTGGCAGTGACTTTTGTGCTGGCATTGTCCCTGCCATTAATGGGTATCAGCCTGCTGGCAATGCTGGCCATTGATGCAATACGCTGGCAACGGGCGAAACATGTTGTGGTATAA